The Streptomyces sp. HUAS MG91 sequence AGCCGAGTTGGCGGTCGCGGTGCCCCTGCTGGACGAGGGTGGCGTCCGTGAGGGTGCGGTGCCCGTCGGCGTCCTCCTGGGTGACGATCATGAGGAAGCGGTCGTCGAAGCGGACCGGCGCCCAGATCCAGTGGAAGCCCTCGGTGGGATGGTCCTGGGCGAGCCGTCCGCCCTCCTCGCCGGGCACCGGGCGGACGCCCCAGCTGCGGTCGCGGGTGCCGGTCCAGTCGCGTACGTCGATCTCCCGGCCGCCGATGCGCAGCCGTCCGTCGACGCGACCCGCCTGCACGAACCGCTTGCCCTCCAGGGTCAGCCGCCCGCCCCGGCGCTGGATGTGGTGCGGCTCCCACAGGGCCGGGAAGGCGGCCCGCCAGTTCAGCTCGTACGAGAGTCCGGCCGGGTCGTCCGGGTCGGCGGCGCAGGTGAGGACGAACTCCTCGAGCGGGCGCTCGACGCGGATGCGCAGCGGGCCGACCTCCATCCGCATCCGGTCCGCGTCGTCCAGCGCGTCGGAGGCGCGGACGGCGTGCAGGGTGTCACCGGCGCGGAGCGTGGCGTAGGCGTCGATGACGCCCAGGTTGGGATAGACGCCGAGGCCGAGGATGAGCAGGAAGTGCCCCTCGGGGTCGACGAGGTGGAAGATGCAGCGGTCGTAGGCGTTGCGGTCCCCGGTCGCCACGTGCTTCATCGACAGCGGGACCTGGTGGACGGGGTACTCGTCGAGAGCCACGGGACGTTCGTCGTCGGCCACGGGCATCCTCCCTGCGTGCGGACCGGTTGACGTCGCCCGGAGGGGTACGGCCTGCCCGGCGGCGGAGTTGACGGTACGTCAGCTCCGCTCGACTGAGAAGACGTGCGACCGCGGCGGCGTCCGGCGCACGGTTATGCCGCGAACGGACGCTCGATACCGTCAACACGTGACCTGACCCGTCGCCCGAACGTTGACCTGGCATGACCCCGACGGAGATCCCGGCCTCTGCGCCCACCGGACGACGCAGGCGCATCCTCGTCCCTGTTGCCGCAGAATCGGTTCATCATCAGCAACAGCAGGCACCTCAGCCTCACCCGGCACATCAGACCCACCAGGCACAGCTGTCACAGGCGGCACACCCAGCTCACCAGGCACAGCTGTCGCACCCGGCGCATCAGGCGCAGCTGTCACATGCCGCCCCGCAGCCGCCGCGTCCCGCCCCGCCGCACGCCCATCAGCGGGTCGCGGCGGCCCCCGTGGCGAGCCCGGCGCACCCGGACCCGCCCATCTACCGGGCCCTGATCGCGAGCTGGGCCGACCGCGGCAGGACGCTGCCGGGCCGGCCCGACCCCGAGTGGGTGCGGCTGGTGGCGCCCACCGTGCACACCGGGCAGTTCAGCGGGATTCGGATCCCGCGAGGTGACGGGCGATGACCATGCGCTGGATCTGATTGGTGCCCTCGACGATCTGCAGCACCTTCGCCTCGCGCATCAGGCGCTCGACCGGGAAGTCCGCGGTGTAGCCGTATCCGCCGAGGACCTGCACCGCGTCCGTGGTGACCTTCATCGCCGCGTCGGTGCACAGCAGCTTCGCCATGGCCGCCTGCTTGGAGAAGGGCCGGCCCGCGTCCCGCAGCCGGGCCGCCGACAGGTACAGCGCGCGGCCCGCCTCTATCTGCGTCGCCATGTCGGCGAGCATGAAGCGCAGGCCCTGGAAGTCGGCGATGGGGTGGCCGAACTGGGACCGGCCCTTCGCGTACGACACCGCCTCGTCCAGCGCCGCCTGCGCCACGCCGATCGCGCAGGCCGCGATGCCGAGCCGGCCGGAGTCGAGGGCGGACAGGGCGATCTGGAAGCCCTGGCCCTCGTCCCCGATCCGCCGCGCGTCGGCGACCCGTACTCCGTCGAAGTGGACCTGCGCGGTGGGCGAGCCCTTCATGCCCATCTTCTTCTCGGGCACGGCGGCGCTCAGCCCGGGCGCGTCGCCGGGCACCAGGAACGCCGTGATGCCGTGCGCGCCCTCGCCGCCGGTGCGGGCGAGCACCGTGTAGAAGTCGGCCACGCCGCCGTGGGTGATCCACGCCTTCGTGCCGGTCAGCACCCAGTCGTCGCCGTCGCGCACCGCCTTCGTCCGCAGGGAGGCGGCGTCGGAGCCGGACGAGGGCTCGGAGAGGCAGTACGCGCCGAGCAGTCCGCCGCCGAGCATGTCGGGCAGGTGCTCGGAGCGCTGCTGCTTCGTGCCGAAGTTGGCCAGCGCGTGGCAGGCGAGGGAGTGGACGCTGACGCCGAGCCCGACCGTCAGGCGGGCGGCCGCCAGCTCCTCCAGCGCCTGGAGGTACACCTCGTAGGGCTGGTCGCCGCCGCCGAACTCCGCGGAGTAGGGCAGTCCGAGCAGTCCCGACGAGGACAGCAGCGCGAAGGTCTCACGGGGGAAGCGGCCCGCGTCCTCCTCCTCGGCCGCGCGCGGGGCGATCTCCCGCTGCGCGATGTCACGGACCAGCTGCATCAGGTCCTGAGCTTCGTCCGTCGGCAGCTGACGCTCGACTCCTGGCTCCGGCATGGCGACGCTCTCCTCCCTGGGGGGCGCTGCGGTGGGGCCGCGGGGTGAGGCGGCGCCACCGGGTGGTCACTACCGAACCGATGCTGCCCTTCCGGGTCTCGGAAGCGGCTGACCAGCGGCTGCGGCGTGTTGAGTATTCCCGATCCGGGGCCCCGCGTCACTAGTTAACGACCGCTTACTCCAAGTTTTTCGCGGGCCTCCGTGCCGTGTGCGGGAAGTGGGGAGATTGGTCCGGACCATTGACCCCACTGGTCTAGTCCTCCTACTGTTCCGTCCGCAGGTCCAGCACGGAATCCCCCACATCCCGCGTGTTCCCCTCCCCCACGAGGAGACAAGATGCTCAGACCGCACCTCCCCCGCATGCGCCTCAAGGCGCTGGCCGCCGCCGTGTGCGGCACCGTCCTCAGCGCCGGACTGCTCGCCTCCGCGGGCAGCGCGACAGCGCAGACCGAGGTCGACGCCCGTACGACAGCGGCCGGTTCGAAGGTCGTCGGATACTTCACCGAATGGGGTGTCTACGACCGGAACTACCACGTCAAGAACATCGAGACGTCCGGCTCGGCCGACAAGCTCACGCACATCAACTACGCGTTCGGCAACGTCCAGGGCGGCAAGTGCGCCATGGGCGACTCGTACGCCGCGACCGACAAGGCGTACACCGCCGACCAGGCCGTGGACGGCGTCGCCGACACCTGGGACCAGCCGCTGCGCGGCAACTTCAACCAGCTGCTCAAGCTGAAGAAGCTGCACCCGAACCTCAAGATCCTCTGGTCGTTCGGCGGCTGGACCTGGTCCGGCGGGTTCGGCGAGGCGGCGAAGGACCCGGCCGCGTTCGCCCAGTCCTGCTACGACCTCGTCGAGAACTCCAAGTGGGCCGATGTCTTCGACGGCATCGACATCGACTGGGAGTACCCGAACGCCTGCGGCCTGACCTGTGACACCAGCGGCCCCGACGCGTACAAGAACCTGATGGCGGCGCTGCGTTCGAAGTTCGGCAGCGACTATCTGATCACCTCGGCCATCGCGGCCGACGCCGAGGACGGCGGCAAGCTGGACGCCACCGACTACGCGGGCGCCGCCCAGTACGTCGACTGGTACAACCCGATGACGTACGACTACTTCGGCGCCTGGGACGCGCAGGGTCCGACGGCCCCGCACTCGCCGCTGACCAAGTACGACGGGATCCCGAAGGAGAGCTGGAACTCCTCGGCCACCATCGACAAGCTCACGGCGAAGGGCGTCCCGGCCTCCAAGCTGCTGCTCGGCATCGGCTTCTACGGGCGCGGCTGGACCGGCGTCACCCAGGACGCCCCCGGCGGCACGGCGACCGGTCCCGCGGCCGGCAAGTACGAGCAGGGCATCGACGACTACAAGGAGCTGAAGACCAAGTGCCCCGCGACGGGCACGGTCGGCGGCACCGCGTACGCGCACTGCGGCTCGGACTGGTGGAGCTACGACACCCCGCAGACCATCGCGGGGAAGATGGACTACAAGAACCAGCAGGGCCTGGGCGGCACCTTCGTGTGGGAGCTGTCCGGTGACACCTCGGACGGCGAGCTGATCAAGGCGATCGACTAGCCGCACCCGAACGACCGTGGAGGGCGGGGCCGGATTCCGGCCCCGCCCTCTCAGTCCATGGTCACCGGCGGCTGGTACGCGGGCTCGAACTCCGCGATCACGCGCAGGGTTTCGACCAGCGTACGGACCAACAGGGCCCGTACCGTGTCCCGTTCGACCTCGCGGCGGCCGATCCAGTCCAGCGTGACGCCCTCGACCCCGCACAGCCAGCCGAGCAGCGCGAGCCGGGCGAGCTCCGGCACGTCGGGCTTTCCCCAGGCGCCCCGGGCGATGGTCGCGATCATCTCCTCGCGCACCCCGTTGCGGATGGCCTGCACCTCGGCGTCGAAGCCGACACCGCCCGTGATGATCGTGCGGTAGGCGGCCTGGTGGTGCTCGGCGTAGCGCAGATAGCCGTCGATGGTGCGGTGGACGCGGTCGACCGGGGCCAGATCGCCGGCCCCGCCCGCCCGGTCGAGGAGGTCGCCGACGGAGTCCTCGATGATCGCGAGGTAGTAGCCGCGCTTGGACGTGAAGTAGTAGTAGATCAGCCCCTTGGCGACTCCCGCGTGCCGGGCGATGTCGTCCATCGACAGCGCGTCGTAGGACGTGTCGGCGAACAACTTCCGTCCGATGGAGATGAGTTCGGCGCGGCGCGCGACGGAGCGGTCGGTGCCGCGCGCCCGCTGTTCACTGTTCTTCAATTCCGGCCCTGGTGTCCGACTCCTGCGGATTCCGCAGTATGGCACCTCACGGGCCGGCCGTGACGCGGATCACCTCACACCGGGTGGCGGGAGCGTCACATCAGGCCGAGCTGCGTGACGAGCATCGCCACCACCACGACGAGGGTCCACCCGAGGACGTGCTCGAGGAACTTGGGCCCGTCCTCCCGGGGCCCTCCGGTGCGGGCACGGCCGGCCGGGGTGGGGACGGTGGCGGAACTGGCGGTCATGGGCGTCTCGCTCGGCTCGTGATCAGAGGCCTGATCGGGGCAGGTACTCCCCCCGGAGGCGCCCGCTCCCCTCCGGCGCCTTCTCCACCATGCCATCAGGTGAACCGGTTGCGACCGAGACCTTCGACACACGCCATTGGGGCGCGCCCTAGCGGACGCCCACCTTGGCCAGCGCGCGCCGCTGCGCGGGCGTGGGGTGCGCCGGGAAGTACAGGTAACAGACGCCACCGGTACCGGAGGAGACACCGCCGGAGGCGTTGTACCGCTTCGTGCGGAGCCAGATGTTCTCCCACTCCCGCCGCTTGTAGACGCGTCGGACCGCCGGATCGTCCGGCGAGGCCGGGTCGTTGGCGATCACGTCGCCGTCGGCGGTGAAGCCGATGACCGTCATCAGGTGCCCGGACGTGCCGTAGCCGGCACCGGTCAGCTCGGTCTTCAGGAACGACTGGGACGTTATGGCCGGGATGCCGGCCGCGATCAGCGTCTCCAGGTCGGTGAGCGAGCCGAGCCGGGTGACGACGCCCTGGAGGTCCTTGTACGTGGCCGCGTACGCGGCGTTGAACGGCCAGTTGCCGCAGCCCTCGTACTGGTAGTCGTACGTGGAGCGGGCCGCGAGGCAGACCTGCGGGTCGGCGTAGGACGGGTCGACCCAGGCCAGCTGCGCGGCGCTCGGCTTCCGCCCCCAGGACTCGATGATCATCTGCGAGGAGGTGGGACTGCACCACGCCTCGCCGCCGCCGTCGTACTCGGGGTACTGGCCCGCGTGCAGGTCCTGCGAGTAGCGCGGGACCGCCAGCTCACCGGCGAAGCCGGGGACGGAGGCCGGGACGGTGAAGCGGTCGGGGACGTCCGAGCCCATCGCGCCGAGCCGCCAGACGGTGGGCGCGGCCTTGGTGCCGGGGGTGCGCAGCAGGGTCAGGCGCAGGCTGTAGGAGACCAGGCGCAGGCCGGACGCGGCGTCGTCGATGGAGAAGGTGTCCGTCCAGATGCTGGAGCGGCCGTCGCTCTGGTCGTCCACCGAGGTGCGCCGGATGTCGACCTTCTCGTCGTCCCCGGCGGTCCAGCGGCCCATGACGTACCAGGGGGTGAGGGTGCCATCGGTGTACGTACCCCGCAGCTCGACCTGGATCCAGGTGCCGGCCGGGGTGTGCGCGTTCCAGGAGGCGATCACCTCGGTGGCGGGGACGGTGAGCGCGTGGACCGGGGAGGTCCAGGTCGCGTACTCCCAGTCGGCCGTGCGGTTCAGGTGCGGGTCGGTGTAGCTCATCGTGCCGGCGACCTTGGCGAGGGTGACGCCGGGCCGGGGTCCGGAGAGTGCGCGGATGCCGTGGCCGGTGCCGGAGCGCCAGTCGGTGTACGTCGTCCAGGTGCGGTTGTCCACGAGTCGGGCGGAGGCCTTCTGCTGTGCGGGGGCCGCGGCGTGCGCGGCGGTGGCCGTGGTCGCGGCGAGCGCGACGCCCGCGGCCGCCGCCAGCACGGTTCTGCGGGACGGGGTCGAGGAGGTCTGCGGGTCGGGGCGGGTCATCGGGAGGATCCCCCTGTCGACGGTTCGGGCGGACGGGACGGGCGCGCGGGATGTGTTCCTGGTGGAACAGTGCGCCAACTATGGCTCCCGGAGCGGGATTTCCACCAGCGTTTCGAGAGGGCTCCGCGCGACCAATATTGGTCTTCACCACTGGCATGACCTGCGGCGGCGTCGATGAAACCGATCCGCGCGCGACATACCCTTGCGGACGTGGACCATCAGCACACACCTCTCGACCGGTACGCCGAACGGCTGCGCCGGCTGCCGCCCTCCTGCGGCCCGGTGCGGCTCGTCGCGGTCGACGGGCACGCCGGGTCCGGCAAGTCGACCTTCGCCGGGCGGCTCGCGCGGGCGCTGGGCGGCGCGCCCGTGCTCCACCTCGACGACCTCGCGAGCCACGACGCCCTCTTCGACTGGACCGGACGGCTGCGCGCCCAGGTCCTCGAACCGCTGTCCCACGGCGAGGCCGCGCGCTACGAGACGTACGACTGGCACACCCGCCGCTTCGACGGGATCCGGACGCTGGAGCCCGCCGACGTGGTCCTCGTCGAGGGCGTGGGGGCCGGGCGACGGGCGGTACGGCCGTTTCTCGCGGAGCTGCTGTGGATGGATCTGCCGCGTGAGGCGGCGTGGGAGCGGGGCCGCGCGCGGGACGGAGCGGCCCAGCGGGAATTCTGGGACGGCTGGATTCCAGCGGAGCGGGAGCATTTCGCACAGGACCCGTCGCGGCCGTTCGCCAAGAAATTGGTAAGAGAGCGCCCAGAGGGATACGAGATGCGCGAAGGCCCTGCTGGGAACACACAGACTCGCCACTCCGTCACTCACCGTGAGGGTCCGCCAGCGGTCCGCTAAACGGTCGGAAAGCGCCTTCCGCCAGTTTCGGCGAGTGCCTCAACTCGGCTTGACCCAGGGGCCGTACAGGACTTACGTTCTCAATGTGCGGCCTTTCGGGACCGCCCGCAGTCGCGAAGCCCCCGGTTGTTCCCCCGTGATCGGGGGCTTCGTTCTGCCCGCAATGCCCTTTCACGGGCGCTCCGGGGCGCTCTTCGTTCACCCAGAGTCACCCTTCGGTACCGCGCTCACCTGCACCGAATCCCCCACTGTCGCACCGATCCGACCCCGTTGCGCCCTTCGGCCCACCCTGTGCCCGCAGGTACGATGCCTCTCGGTGCGGCCTCTGGACGGCTCGCTGTCCGCATCGTGACAACTCCCGTCCATGACAGCTTGGTTAAGGGCGGGATCAGGTTCATCGGGGGCACGGCGTGTGGGGGACGTGATGAGCTTCGGCACTGGGGCACCACCGACGGGCCCGGCCGACCTCGCCTGGCTGCGGGGCGTCGACGCCTACACGATGGGCGCGTATCCGCAGGCGGAGGAGGAGTTCCGGGCCGCCGTGCGGATGGATCCGGGGATGGCGGACGGCTGGCTCGGCCTGCACGCCCTGCGCATCGACACGACGACGGCGCTGCTGCGGATGTTCCGGCACCGCGAGCGGTTCGGCGAGCAGCGCACCCGGCACCGGCGCACCCTCAACTCCTGGTACTGGCTGGGCTGGTGGGTGCAGCCGGTCCTTGAACATCCGCGCGACCTGCTGCTCGCGCACGCCTCGCACTGGCTGGACGGCCGCCATGTCCCGGATCTGGACCGGGCGTTGGCCACGCTGCCGCCGGTCGACGCGGACCGGCAGGTGCGGTTCCTGCACGCGTGCCGGGCCTATCTGGTCAAGGACTGGGAGCAGTTGGTCCGGCACACGGACCCGCTGGTCGACGATCCCATGCTCGGGATCGAGGCCGGCCTCTTCGGCGGGATGGCGCGGGTGCGCCTCGACATGTACGGCCAGGCCGAGCCGCTGCTCTCCTCGGCGCTGATGCGCTGCCGCAGCGAGCAGCCGCAGCGCAAGGAGCTGCGGTACTGGCTGGCGCGCGCCCATGAGGGCACCGGGCGTTCGGCGGCCGCGCTGCCGCTGTACCGGGCCGTGCACCGGGTCGATCCCGCGTTCATGGACACCGCGGCGCGGCTCGCGGCGATCACCGAGGGGGACGGGTACGCGGACTTCACGGACGGCACCGACCTGGCCCCGATGTCCCTGACGGGTTTTCAGGACGGGTTGGACGGCGGGGAGTCCGTCGATCCGCTGTTCGTCGGCGACGGCCGCGACCTGAAGGTGTCCGAGCCGGATCTGCCGCCGCCGGGCGGCGCCGGGGCGGACGATGCCGACATGGTCAGGGAGAAGGCGGTGGTGCCGGTGACGGCGGCGCCGCTGCCGCCCGGCCCCGCCGATCCGAGCCTGCTCGAGGAGGCCCTCGCGGAGTTGGAGTCGATGGTCGGCCTCGAACCGGTCAAGCGGCAGGTCAAGGCGCTGTCGGCGCAGCTCAACATGGCGCGGCTGCGGGCCGGGCAGGGCCTGCCGGTGCAGCCGCCCAAGCGGCACTTCGTCTTCTCCGGCCCCTCGGGCACCGGCAAGACGACGGTCGCCCGCATCCTCGGCCGGGTGTTCTACGCGCTCGGGCTGCTGGGCGGCGACCATCTGGTGGAGGCGCAGCGGGCCGATCTGGTCGGCGAGTACCTGGGCCAGACCGCGGTCAAGGCGAACGAGCTGATCGACTCGGCGATGGGCGGGGTGCTCTTCGTCGACGAGGCGTACGCGCTGTCCAACTCGGGGTACGGAAAGGGCGACGCGTACGGCGACGAGGCCCTTCAGGTGCTGCTGAAGCGCGCGGAGGACAACCGCGACCATCTCGTGGTGATCCTCGCCGGCTATCCGGAGGGCATGGACCGGCTGCTCGCCGCCAATCCGGGGCTGTCCTCGCGCTTCACGACGCGGGTCGACTTCCCCTCGTACCGCCCCCTGGAGCTGACCTCGATCGGCGAGGTCCTCGCCGCGGAGAACGGGGACGTGTGGGACGAGGAGGCCCTGGACGAGCTGCGCTCCATCGCCGGGCACGTGGTCGACCAGGGCTGGATCGACGAGCTGGGCAACGGGCGGTTCCTGCGCACCCTGTACGAGAAGTCCTGCGCCTACCGCGATCTGCGGCTGACCGGCTATCTGACGGAGCCGTCCCGGGACGACCTGGCCACGCTGCGGCTGCCGGACCTCATGCAGGCGTACGGCGAGGTGCTGTCGGGGCGGGGGCCCGGCGGGCTCTGACGGCGTGCGTGCGGGACGCGTCCGAGGACGCGTCCCGCACGACGACGGTCAGGCGGGTACGCCCTGCCGGGTGCGCGCCGGGGGTACCACCGGCTCGTCCCGGTGGGCCGGGTCCCTGACCTCGCCGACCAGGAGTTCCAGGACGTCCTCCAGCGCGACGAGCCCCAGGACCCGCCCCGAGGCGTCCGCGACCTGCGCCAGGTGGGTGGCCGCGCGGCGCATCACCGTGAGCGCGTCGTCCAGGGGCAGCTCCGCGCGCAGGGTCGTCATGGGACGCCAGACGTGCTGCGGGACGGCCCGGTCGGTGTCGGGGCCCTCGATCAGGTCGAGGACGTCCTTCACGTGCAGGTAGCCCATGAACGCGCCGGTGTCCGCGCAGATCGGGAAGCGGGAGTAGCCGGTGCGGGCGGTGAGGGCGATGACCTCCGCCGGGGTGACCGACGGGCCGACCGTCACCAGTGACGCCTTGGGCAGCAGGACGTCCATGACCGGGCGCGAGCCCAGTTCCAGGGCGTCCTCCAGGCGTTCCTGCTCCTCGGGGTCGAGGAGACCGGCCTGCCCGGAGTCCTCCACGAGGCGGTTGAGCTGCTCGCTGGTGAAGACCGCCTCGACCTCGTCCTTGGGCTCGACCCGGAAGAGCCTGAGGATCAGCCGCGCGCAGGCGCCGAGCGCCAGCGTGATCGGCTTGCACAGGCGGGCGAAGGCGACGAGACCCGGGCTGAACCACAGCGCGGTCTTCTCGGGCGCGGCCATCGCCAAGTTCTTCGGGACCATCTCGCCGATGACGAGGTGGAAGAAGACCACCGCGGCGAGCGCGATGACGTAGCCCAGCGGGTGGATGACGCCGTGCGGCAGGTGGATCGCCTCGAAGAGCGGTTCCAGGAGCTTGGCGACGGTCGGCTCGGCGACCGCGCCGAGGGTCAGCGAGCAGACGGTGATGCCGAACTGGGCCGCCGCCATCATCTGCGGCAGGTGTTCGAGCCCGTACAGGACCTGGCGGGCGCGGTTGCCGGGGATCGGTTCGATCTGGCTGCGGCGGACCGAGACCAGGGCGAACTCGGCTCCGACGAAGAAGCCGTTGGCCAGGACCAGGAGGGCGGCGAAGAAGAGTTGCAGGGCGCTCATCGGGCCGCCTCCAGGACTGCGGCCGGCGCGGCGTCCGCGGTGCGGACGATGCGGACCCGCTCGGCACGGTAGTGGTCGACCTGGCGGACCGAGAGCTTCCAGCCCGGGAGTTCGGCCTTGTCGCCGGGGGCCGGGATGCGGCCGAGGAGGTCGGCGACGAGGCCGGCCACCGTCTCGTAGGGGCCCTCGGGGACGTCGAGACCTATGCGGCGCAGGATGTCGACGCGGCATCCGCCGTCGGCGTCCCAGGCGGGGCGGCCGTCCTCCGGCGGCGCGGTGGCCAGCTCGGGGAGGTCGAGGCCGTCGTGCTCGTCGCGGACCTCGCCGACGAGTTCCTCCACGATGTCCTCCAGGGTGACGACCCCGGCGGTGCCGCCGTACTCGTCGACGACCACGGCCATCGGCTGCTCGCTGCGCAGCTGGGCGAGGAGCGGCTGGACCGGGAGCGTCTCGGGGATCAGCAGCGGGGCCTGGGCGATCCGGCTCACCGGGGTGCGCAGGCGCTCGTGCGCGGGCACGGCGAGGGCGTCCTTGAGGTGGACGACGCCGATGACCTCGTCGATCCGCTCCCGGTAGACGGGGAAGCGGGACAGGCCGGTGGCACGGGTCAGGTTGACCACGTCCTCGGCCATCGCGGAGGACTGGAGCGCGCTGACCTTCACCCGCGGTGTCATGACGTGCTGGGCGGTCAGCTCGCCCAGCGAGAGGGTGCGCACGAACAGGTCGGCGGTGTCCTGCTCCAGGGCGCCGGCCTGCGCGGAGTGCCGGGCCAGGGAGACCAGTTCGCCGGGGGTGCGGGCGGAGGCCAGCTCGTCGGCGGGTTCGACGCCGAGCGCCCGGACGAGCCGGTTGGCGACGGTGTTGAGCAGAGCGATGACCGGGCGGAACAGCCGGGCGAAGACCGACTGCGGGCCGGCCACGAAGCGGGCCACCTGGAGCGGCTTCGACACCGCCCAGTTCTTGGGCACGAGTTCGCCGATCACCATCTGCACGGCCGAGGCCAGCAGCATGCCGACGACGACGGACACTCCGCCGACCGCGCCCTCGGGCACGCCGACGGCGGTGAACGGGCCGCGCAGCAGCTCGGCGAGGGCCGGCTCGGCGAGCATGCCGACGACCAGGGAGGTGATGGTGATGCCGAGCTGGGTGCCGGAGAGCTGGAAGGAGAGTTCCTTCAGGGAGCTCACGACGGTGCGGGCGCGCTTGTCGCCCGCTGCCGCGGCCTGCTCGGCGTCGGGGCGTTCCACGGTGACGAGGCCGAATTCGGCCGCCACGAAGAAGCCGTTGGCGAGGATGAGAAGAAAGGCGGCCGCGAGAAGCAGCAACGGGATGGTCATGCCGCCGCCTCCGGGGACGTACGCGAGCGGGTCGCGCTATGTCGGGAGGGGGCGGCGCAGGTACTACCGGACGATCCGTCCATCGCTGGAGGGAGTCACTCCTCGGTTAGCAGGAACCCCGGACGGTCGGGCCGGGGCGGGGCGGCACTCGACGCACGCCCTGCCAACAGATTAATCAGTTGTGGGGGCGAGGCGTCAGGGGCCGGGCGCCCGAGTCAGTTCTGAGGCTGGGTGTGGGCCGCGTCCGTCAGGGCGCGCAGGGCCCTGGCGTCGCGGATCGCGGTCTTCCTGGCGAGGCCGGGCTGGATGCCCATGGCGGCCATGCTGGTGCCGTCGGTGAGGTTGAGGAACACCCACGGGTCGCCGGGACGCAGGTTGACCTGGACGATCTCCGCCCAGGACAGGCGGCGGCTGCGCGCGATGTTGACGACGGTGACGCCCTCGCCGTCGGCGACCACCTTGGGGCGGGCCAGCAGGCCGAGGACGCCCCAGAACAGCGCCGCCGTGAAGACGAAGCTGGTCTTCTCCGCCGGGCTCATCCCGCCGAGGACGAGCGCGACGACGGTGATCGTGACGAAGGAGGCGGCGCCGAGCGTGTGCAGGATCACGCGGGTG is a genomic window containing:
- a CDS encoding acyl-CoA dehydrogenase family protein encodes the protein MPEPGVERQLPTDEAQDLMQLVRDIAQREIAPRAAEEEDAGRFPRETFALLSSSGLLGLPYSAEFGGGDQPYEVYLQALEELAAARLTVGLGVSVHSLACHALANFGTKQQRSEHLPDMLGGGLLGAYCLSEPSSGSDAASLRTKAVRDGDDWVLTGTKAWITHGGVADFYTVLARTGGEGAHGITAFLVPGDAPGLSAAVPEKKMGMKGSPTAQVHFDGVRVADARRIGDEGQGFQIALSALDSGRLGIAACAIGVAQAALDEAVSYAKGRSQFGHPIADFQGLRFMLADMATQIEAGRALYLSAARLRDAGRPFSKQAAMAKLLCTDAAMKVTTDAVQVLGGYGYTADFPVERLMREAKVLQIVEGTNQIQRMVIARHLAGSESR
- a CDS encoding glycoside hydrolase family 18 protein: MLRPHLPRMRLKALAAAVCGTVLSAGLLASAGSATAQTEVDARTTAAGSKVVGYFTEWGVYDRNYHVKNIETSGSADKLTHINYAFGNVQGGKCAMGDSYAATDKAYTADQAVDGVADTWDQPLRGNFNQLLKLKKLHPNLKILWSFGGWTWSGGFGEAAKDPAAFAQSCYDLVENSKWADVFDGIDIDWEYPNACGLTCDTSGPDAYKNLMAALRSKFGSDYLITSAIAADAEDGGKLDATDYAGAAQYVDWYNPMTYDYFGAWDAQGPTAPHSPLTKYDGIPKESWNSSATIDKLTAKGVPASKLLLGIGFYGRGWTGVTQDAPGGTATGPAAGKYEQGIDDYKELKTKCPATGTVGGTAYAHCGSDWWSYDTPQTIAGKMDYKNQQGLGGTFVWELSGDTSDGELIKAID
- a CDS encoding TetR/AcrR family transcriptional regulator translates to MKNSEQRARGTDRSVARRAELISIGRKLFADTSYDALSMDDIARHAGVAKGLIYYYFTSKRGYYLAIIEDSVGDLLDRAGGAGDLAPVDRVHRTIDGYLRYAEHHQAAYRTIITGGVGFDAEVQAIRNGVREEMIATIARGAWGKPDVPELARLALLGWLCGVEGVTLDWIGRREVERDTVRALLVRTLVETLRVIAEFEPAYQPPVTMD
- a CDS encoding SCO1431 family membrane protein — encoded protein: MTASSATVPTPAGRARTGGPREDGPKFLEHVLGWTLVVVVAMLVTQLGLM
- a CDS encoding peptidase C39 family protein, whose product is MTRPDPQTSSTPSRRTVLAAAAGVALAATTATAAHAAAPAQQKASARLVDNRTWTTYTDWRSGTGHGIRALSGPRPGVTLAKVAGTMSYTDPHLNRTADWEYATWTSPVHALTVPATEVIASWNAHTPAGTWIQVELRGTYTDGTLTPWYVMGRWTAGDDEKVDIRRTSVDDQSDGRSSIWTDTFSIDDAASGLRLVSYSLRLTLLRTPGTKAAPTVWRLGAMGSDVPDRFTVPASVPGFAGELAVPRYSQDLHAGQYPEYDGGGEAWCSPTSSQMIIESWGRKPSAAQLAWVDPSYADPQVCLAARSTYDYQYEGCGNWPFNAAYAATYKDLQGVVTRLGSLTDLETLIAAGIPAITSQSFLKTELTGAGYGTSGHLMTVIGFTADGDVIANDPASPDDPAVRRVYKRREWENIWLRTKRYNASGGVSSGTGGVCYLYFPAHPTPAQRRALAKVGVR
- a CDS encoding AAA family ATPase codes for the protein MSFGTGAPPTGPADLAWLRGVDAYTMGAYPQAEEEFRAAVRMDPGMADGWLGLHALRIDTTTALLRMFRHRERFGEQRTRHRRTLNSWYWLGWWVQPVLEHPRDLLLAHASHWLDGRHVPDLDRALATLPPVDADRQVRFLHACRAYLVKDWEQLVRHTDPLVDDPMLGIEAGLFGGMARVRLDMYGQAEPLLSSALMRCRSEQPQRKELRYWLARAHEGTGRSAAALPLYRAVHRVDPAFMDTAARLAAITEGDGYADFTDGTDLAPMSLTGFQDGLDGGESVDPLFVGDGRDLKVSEPDLPPPGGAGADDADMVREKAVVPVTAAPLPPGPADPSLLEEALAELESMVGLEPVKRQVKALSAQLNMARLRAGQGLPVQPPKRHFVFSGPSGTGKTTVARILGRVFYALGLLGGDHLVEAQRADLVGEYLGQTAVKANELIDSAMGGVLFVDEAYALSNSGYGKGDAYGDEALQVLLKRAEDNRDHLVVILAGYPEGMDRLLAANPGLSSRFTTRVDFPSYRPLELTSIGEVLAAENGDVWDEEALDELRSIAGHVVDQGWIDELGNGRFLRTLYEKSCAYRDLRLTGYLTEPSRDDLATLRLPDLMQAYGEVLSGRGPGGL
- a CDS encoding hemolysin family protein, with amino-acid sequence MSALQLFFAALLVLANGFFVGAEFALVSVRRSQIEPIPGNRARQVLYGLEHLPQMMAAAQFGITVCSLTLGAVAEPTVAKLLEPLFEAIHLPHGVIHPLGYVIALAAVVFFHLVIGEMVPKNLAMAAPEKTALWFSPGLVAFARLCKPITLALGACARLILRLFRVEPKDEVEAVFTSEQLNRLVEDSGQAGLLDPEEQERLEDALELGSRPVMDVLLPKASLVTVGPSVTPAEVIALTARTGYSRFPICADTGAFMGYLHVKDVLDLIEGPDTDRAVPQHVWRPMTTLRAELPLDDALTVMRRAATHLAQVADASGRVLGLVALEDVLELLVGEVRDPAHRDEPVVPPARTRQGVPA